CTAATCACGCAATTGTCTTTTTGCCAAATCATCATTTTTGAACGACAAGTTAGATCTCATCAAAGACTAAAAGtgaaataatctaaaatttaacatattaaaACCATGTTAGACCCATATTACTAGACCCACACTCGTAACCGTTTAGTTTTATAGGTAATTATTCGTACTCACTCATATTGTAGAAAAACAAGAGTGATTAAAATACCCGTTCTCCATCCATTTGTTACTTAGTGTTAATGAGAGACTAATTACATCGAGAAATGTCATTTGGAAGGAATATTCAACAATCGTCCATGAATGGAAGTTTTACTGGctctataaatataaaaatgtgttGTTAGCTTATGGTTATGCCAATACAAAGTTCTTCcatcaaattatttaaacaaaagaagaagagaTCATATCATGGCTCTTAAGGATAACAATGATGATTGGTTACATAACAAAGACCTCTTACCACATCATATTATAGATTTCTTTAAATCTCTTTATCTCTTAGGAGGTAATATGTCTTTTGTCTATTATACTCACTCCAATTTTTCAATTGTAATTTACACTGACCTAGCTAATATACAAGACTTTTGGACCGACCTCATGGATCCAAATAAATTATGTATGTTTTTCAGCATCGAGTTTGACAATTTGTTAGACTTAAACATTTCCAGTAATACCATTGGCATCAATATAACAATatggcaacaaaaaaaaatttatgtatagATGTCCATAAAATTTGGAAAGATAAACACAATTGTACTTTGCAACAAGCTTTCCTATTCTTAAAACATTCTTTTTAGAATTAATATTCAAGCTAAGTCCATTTTATACTTGAGAAATTCTACCTTTCTGAGTAAGTCCCGCCATCGTCATCACTTGATTGATATTACTTCAACTACTCCTCCAAATGGTAGCTTCAGAGTAAACGTTGCAATTCTTTCATATTCAGTGCTGACACTACTACTCATGGAGAAATTATCAGTGATAGTTATGGAAACTTGATGCAAAGTTTATGTAATCCTGTTTGGGTCGAGCTTTGGGATATTTAAATCGACATCGAATTTGCCTAATCCTTACATCTCCAACATTTTGAGTTTGAAATGGACTCCAAAATCATGGTATGGTTAAAATCGGCTAAACTAAGAATGTTTACGTCATTCATCTTCTTCAAGAAATTGTTTATCTACTCCAACTAACTATCTGATCGAACAACTACCATCACTCATGTTTACCGTGAAGCCAATCAATGTGCTGACTTTTTGTCCAACAAGGGTCATTCTTTCACCTTTAAAAGAGTTACTTCAATTGTTGTTTGTCCTTTACtttctttaatattattattacaagATGTTAGAAATATTACTTTATCTCACTTAGTCCAGTAATTATGTCCCGAGTTCAAATCGAGACAAAGCAtccaatataataatatcaataatgaTCGATTGGACTAAGACTTAAGaactcttttaaataaaaataaaataaaataaaataacaataataacaaaaaaaaataataataaataaaacaacaaaatttgcgATAATTTTGGTGAATCCTATGTGATAAAATTTGTGATCTTCAAGTTGTGTTAACATTTCCCAACCAACCCCCTACTACGGGTCTTGTTTGCTTCACCAGTTTTATCTTTTAATCTAAACTCTTACCCCACACAACCCCAACCCGATTTCATTTCAACCTCATAGTCATAGTTCCTCTCCTTCCCATCATCCAAACAAACCACAGCAGCAACATTGCCAAAATGGCAGCATGCTCAGCTACCTCTGCTTCTTCCCTCTTAGCTTTAAACCCTAAATCACTTTTCTCTTCAAAACCCACTTCCACCTCTCTCTCTACCCTCAACTCTCTTCCTACTAAACCCTTCTCACTCCCTTCACTTTCATTCACTCGCCCCTCTCTTCATCACCACTCTTCTCGCCGCAATTCCTTCCTCGTCAAAGCCTCCGTAACCATTTTCCCCCAATTTTcgtttattcaatttttatttccgAATTTTATGCATTGTTATTAACGTTCCTGTTATTTTCtctcgttttttttttccttctgtaTATGAACCTTTGTATGTTAACTCAAGATTCATTGATAATTGAGTTCGTAGATATGCTAGTTGGTTGtgcaatttataataatttgagCAACGCTGCTTTTTGgcatttgaatatttttaatcctaTACTTAATGAAGTTGTTTATCCACAGAAGTTCATATGCGCttttgggattttttttttaactactaAAGTTAGTCCAAGCATAGTCTTTAAACTTATGGTTTGACCTTTACAGAGTGAGCTTCCATTGGTTGGAAATGTAGCACCCGATTTTGAAGCAGAAGCTGTTTTTGATCAGGAGTTTATCAAGGTACACTGCCACTGAGCGAAGCAAATATGACTACTGATTCTTAATGGCTTgagatgtttttgttttattttattatgtggttatttttttattatataattccTTTTGGAAATTTTCAATGTTTTTGGCTAAAGCGTTGACATTTCAGGTCAAACTCTCTGAGTACATTGGGAAGAAGTATGTTATCCTCTTTTTCTATCCATTGGACTTCACCTTTGTGTGTCCAACAGGTTCGTCAGTTAGGTTTATCTagtttttcttttgtatttctTCCCTTAACTTTTTTAACGATAACCTCTACTACTTGACTGCAGAAATCACTGCTTTCAGTGACCGGCATGCAGAGTTTGAGGCAATAAATACCGAAATTTTGGGTGTTTCAGTTGACAGTGTGGTACGTTGGTTTACACTGTTACTTTCATTGTTACTGTTGAGTTTAtggtgtgtgtgtgtgcgcgTGCATGCTTAATCTCATGTTTTGCTTCACTATGACATAGTTCTGCTTGCTCTCTAATAGCTAGCAAAGAAAATGAAGCAATTGTGAAGGGTTAGGCCCTTTTATGGACTTCATACTGtttaatgatttattttgtAGGGATAAACTAGTTCTTACCATAAGGTTAAAAGTtcatacatattatattttcatgTCTCTGAATACTTGCTAAATAGTGAATTGATTCTTGAATAAGAGTATGGTCAGAGGGAATTACTTCGAAAATAAAGGAAAAgtgaaaaaatatgaataaagtcATAGACAATTTCATTTAAACATGTATATTTGAAATACCTTGAAAAACAAGGCTCTTTGTGTTAGAATCTAATAGGTTCTTTATGTTCTTATGTCTGCAACATTACCTATGTAACGGAAATTCCAGCATTTGTTACTTTTTGATTAGTGATGCTATTGTTTCTATTATGTAGTTCTCGCACCTTGCTTGGGTTCAAACAGATAGAAAGTCAGGTGGCCTTGGTGATTTGAACTATCCTCTGATTTCTGATGTCACCAAATCCATATCGAAATCTTATGGCGTTCTCATTCCTGATCAGGTATCTTCTGACATATGAAAATAGTGTTACTTATGTATGGCTGGATTATAATTAAGCATCAATCATCTAGTTTGTCTGTTATATAATCTCGCCATAAATGAACTTAGTAAGGGTATGCCGTGTCTTATGAAAAATGCTCTCCCCTTTGTTGAATTTCTGAGTTATCAGACCTGTTATCCAATcgaattaaacttttatttggcTTTTTAAGGAATTGAACTAAGACTGTTCTTTTCCTTTCTCAATTCTTGTCCTTTATGCTCGTGTTTCAATGTTctttataatgaaatttatgATGCCTGGTAGCATTAAGCAGTCAAAAGTTGGCATGTAAACTACTGCCTTTTCGTTCCACAATTTTGGACTTGCACCAATAATGTACCCAAAAATATATGATGATGCAGGGAATTGCATTGAGAGGATTGTTCATTATTGACAAGGAAGGTGTTATTCAGCATTCTACCATCAACAACTTGGCAATTGGTAGAAGTGTTGATGAGACAAAGAGAACACTCCAGGTGATTTATACAACTAATTATAGGACCACATCAAGATTGATTGAACAATATTCTATTTAGAATATCACATTTTTATTTGTACACTGCTATTTTTCATGCATAATTTCATTGTTCCTTTGCTTTGCATTGGTCTTGCAGGCCTTGCAGTATGTGCAGGAGAACCCAGATGAAGTTTGCCCAGCTGGATGGAAGCCTGGGGAGAAGTCCATGAAACCAGACCCCAAGCTTAGCAAAGATTACTTTGCAGCGGTGTAGCGTGAATAACAGTTAAGAGTATCTATGCGCTTCTGTGTCAATTAGTGATGAGTTATAAAAGAGTATTGTTTTATTGTAATGTTAGtcctaaaatttcaaacaacgtGGTAACAATAATTGCATGCTGGTGTACTGGATTTTGGATTGTACTTTGTATTAATAATTTGCAATTTCTTTTGATTATGGTGTCTGTATGATCATACCTTTTGCCAAGATTGGAGTTCCTGATCGTTATCAATCCCGTACAAAATAAggtaaaaaaatttgttgaacAGAATCAAGGCATTTCATTGTTAATAATGAGTAATATAGTTACAAATATAATGGAAGTCAGTGCGAGGCGTATAAGTATTACTCTAGCAAGAACTCGATCACTTTAGTAAGAACCTGATCACTTTCATTAACTTTTTGTCTAGTATAAACAACCTCATAGTTGCCACATGTCTGATAGTTGTAAGTATAAATAAAGGTTCTACATTCTTTCAGGAATGAACAATATTTAGATCTATTTGATTAAGGAACATCGtctataatttatttaccaTCTATCTCAAAAATTACATTTTGTAAACCAGTAATGATGATCCATAAGAGAGCCAGTAACAACCTCCAAGGCCCAAGCCTGTCCTTTTGTAATTTGTTGCTGTCATGTACGATTTGCACCAGTATATCATTCCTCACCATGTAGGTCAATACCAACACCACTTCTTGAAGCCCAGTTTGAGACCAGTCCAAAACAGGTTGGGTAAGAGTTTTGTACCAGGCACCCCCCCAATTTTACCTGCCACCCCCCAGTCATGATTAAAAGACTATTTTACCCTCCATCTCatatataaaaaccaaaaaaaaaagtttaccCACATTTTTCACCAAAtcattcgaaaatttcaaatatccGATCCAGATTCAACCCAACCTTCGAAGATCTGAAAGATTCGAAACGCAAAAGTAAGTtcattttcgaaactttgcaattttttgaaactttcataaTGCATCCATCGAAGATTTGGAAGATTCGAGAcaagaaagtttcgaaagtttccttgaatttgaaatcttcgaaatgcaatcctcgaatattttgaaatcttcgaaacaagaaactttcgaaagtttctcgaatttgaaatcttcgaaatgcaaggccagagaaactttcgaaatgcctGGAAAATGTTCGAAGTTGAgggaaagtttcgaaggttctgggaaagtttcgaaacatactttcgaaagtttggatctGGGAAAGTTTCAAAACAtactttcgaaagtttggataaacccaaattttcgaaacatacttttatatattatttataattttttgaaactaaatgggaaatattatttatatattgtttatatattatcttgggaaacattatttatatattgttacattgattttttattgtttataattaagtttatttaatttgttgtttatttaaatttatttattcaattattaatttaaggttatttaattaagtttatttaatttgttgtttatttaaatttatttattcaattattaatttaaggttatttaattaagtttatttaatttgttgtttatttaaatttatttattcaattattaatttaaggttatttaattaagtttatttaatttgttgtttatttaaatttatttattcaattattaatttaaggttatttaattaagtttatttaatttgttgtttatttaaatttatttattcaattattaatttaaggttatttaattaagtttatttaatttgttgtttatttaaatttatttattcaattattaatttaaggttatttaattaagtttatttaatttgttgtttatttaaatttatttattcaattattaatttaaggttatttaattaagtttatttaatttgttgtttatttaaatttatttattcaattattaatttaaggttatttaattaagtttatttaatttgttgtttatttaaatttatttattcaattattaatttaaggttatttaattaagtttatttaatttgttgtttatttaaatttatttattcaattattaatttaaggttatttaattaagtttatttaatttgttgtttatttaaatttatttattcaattattt
The genomic region above belongs to Cicer arietinum cultivar CDC Frontier isolate Library 1 chromosome 4, Cicar.CDCFrontier_v2.0, whole genome shotgun sequence and contains:
- the LOC101510264 gene encoding 2-Cys peroxiredoxin BAS1, chloroplastic-like, yielding MAACSATSASSLLALNPKSLFSSKPTSTSLSTLNSLPTKPFSLPSLSFTRPSLHHHSSRRNSFLVKASSELPLVGNVAPDFEAEAVFDQEFIKVKLSEYIGKKYVILFFYPLDFTFVCPTEITAFSDRHAEFEAINTEILGVSVDSVFSHLAWVQTDRKSGGLGDLNYPLISDVTKSISKSYGVLIPDQGIALRGLFIIDKEGVIQHSTINNLAIGRSVDETKRTLQALQYVQENPDEVCPAGWKPGEKSMKPDPKLSKDYFAAV